Proteins co-encoded in one Kutzneria chonburiensis genomic window:
- a CDS encoding septum formation family protein, with the protein MSELAEWFHPKRRTGQTRLLMLGAVVGALVVLTSSTLFSWPITGGLSATAADDPNVAFDAPDGSCLTWPNGSPDIKKVDCSANHLFEIAGTLDLTGKYPAGAPFPDGTLWQKIAKDNCGPVVSKYMNGKLDPSGKYSANALNPTNQQWSGGARTIRCGLEAAGPAGALQPTTGSAKTADQSPIYPVGTCLGIKDKAVSDPVPCTKEHAYEIVGIVDLKSQFPDGYPAEDKQQTALSARCVQAANDYTGNYDLTKNKLGLTWDNIKQDSWNLGSTKVNCKVGQKLDDGSGLQTITNSVKGVGGGAAATSTSTSSPPAGG; encoded by the coding sequence ATGTCTGAACTCGCTGAGTGGTTTCATCCGAAACGGCGGACCGGCCAGACCCGGCTGCTGATGCTGGGCGCCGTGGTCGGCGCCCTGGTCGTGCTGACGTCGAGCACGCTGTTCTCGTGGCCGATCACGGGCGGCCTGTCCGCGACCGCGGCCGACGATCCCAACGTGGCCTTCGACGCGCCCGACGGGAGCTGCCTGACCTGGCCCAACGGCAGCCCCGACATCAAGAAGGTGGACTGCTCGGCCAATCACCTGTTCGAGATCGCCGGCACGCTCGACCTGACCGGCAAGTACCCGGCCGGCGCACCGTTCCCGGACGGCACGCTGTGGCAGAAGATCGCAAAGGACAACTGCGGGCCGGTGGTGTCCAAGTACATGAACGGCAAGCTCGACCCGAGCGGCAAGTACAGCGCCAACGCGCTCAACCCGACCAACCAGCAGTGGTCCGGCGGCGCGCGCACCATCCGCTGCGGCTTGGAGGCCGCCGGCCCGGCCGGGGCGTTGCAGCCGACCACCGGCTCGGCCAAGACGGCCGACCAGTCGCCGATCTACCCGGTCGGCACCTGCCTGGGCATCAAGGACAAGGCGGTCAGCGACCCCGTGCCCTGCACCAAGGAGCACGCGTACGAGATCGTCGGCATCGTCGACCTGAAGTCCCAGTTCCCGGACGGCTACCCGGCCGAGGACAAGCAGCAGACGGCGCTGTCCGCGCGCTGCGTGCAGGCGGCCAACGACTACACCGGCAACTACGACCTCACCAAGAACAAGCTCGGCCTGACCTGGGACAACATCAAGCAGGACAGCTGGAACCTGGGCTCGACGAAGGTCAACTGCAAGGTCGGCCAGAAGCTCGATGACGGCAGCGGGCTACAGACCATCACCAACTCGGTCAAGGGTGTCGGCGGTGGCGCGGCCGCCACCAGCACCTCGACCAGCTCGCCCCCGGCCGGCGGCTGA
- a CDS encoding glutathionylspermidine synthase family protein, protein MRRETSRPRPNWQSLVQEQGLVFGSPSAGANGAQRPYWDESAHYVFEMDEILSLEADVELLHSMCLAAVDNVVTTERYREFALPEWIWPAVAESWKRRDPHVYGRFDLRYDATGPAKLLEYNADTPTSLVEASIIQWNWKTDLFPDDDQWNSIHEKLVERWGAVKDLLPSNELHFTWSEGDTSGEDHVTVSYLQETAAAAGLDTIGLAIEDIGWDRLLKRFVDLEEAPMNTVVKLYPWEWVAEEEFGRFAVESLPGTLWIEPLWKMLLSNKALLAVLWEMYPGHPNLLPAYLNEPGMLTEYVRKPLLGREGANVQIVAPGYETQTGGVYGREGYVYQLFDPLPEFGGYRPVLGAWIVDESAAGMGIRESVGLVTDDGAAFVPHRIVES, encoded by the coding sequence GTGCGGCGGGAGACCTCTCGGCCACGGCCGAACTGGCAGTCGCTCGTCCAGGAGCAGGGCCTGGTGTTCGGCTCGCCGTCGGCCGGGGCCAACGGCGCGCAGCGCCCCTACTGGGACGAGTCGGCGCACTACGTCTTCGAGATGGACGAGATCCTGTCCCTCGAAGCCGATGTCGAGCTGCTGCACTCCATGTGCCTGGCGGCCGTGGACAACGTGGTGACGACCGAGCGGTACCGGGAGTTCGCGCTGCCGGAGTGGATCTGGCCGGCCGTCGCCGAGTCGTGGAAACGCCGCGACCCGCACGTCTACGGGCGCTTCGACCTGCGCTACGACGCGACCGGCCCGGCCAAGCTGCTGGAGTACAACGCCGACACGCCGACCTCGCTGGTCGAGGCGTCGATCATCCAGTGGAACTGGAAGACCGACCTGTTCCCGGACGACGACCAGTGGAACTCGATCCACGAGAAGCTGGTCGAGCGGTGGGGCGCGGTCAAGGACCTGCTGCCCTCCAACGAGCTGCACTTCACCTGGTCCGAGGGCGACACCTCGGGCGAGGACCACGTGACCGTGTCCTACCTCCAGGAGACCGCGGCCGCGGCCGGGCTGGACACCATCGGGCTGGCCATCGAGGACATCGGCTGGGACCGGCTGCTCAAGCGGTTCGTCGACCTCGAAGAGGCGCCGATGAACACCGTGGTGAAGCTCTACCCGTGGGAGTGGGTGGCCGAGGAGGAGTTCGGCCGCTTCGCCGTGGAGTCGCTGCCCGGCACGCTGTGGATCGAGCCGCTGTGGAAGATGCTGCTGTCCAACAAGGCGCTGCTGGCCGTGCTGTGGGAGATGTACCCCGGCCACCCCAATCTGCTGCCGGCCTACCTGAACGAGCCGGGCATGCTCACCGAGTACGTGCGCAAGCCGCTGTTGGGCCGCGAAGGGGCCAACGTGCAGATCGTGGCCCCGGGCTACGAGACCCAGACCGGCGGCGTCTACGGCCGTGAGGGCTACGTCTACCAGCTGTTCGACCCGCTGCCCGAGTTCGGCGGCTACCGGCCGGTGCTGGGCGCGTGGATCGTCGACGAGTCGGCCGCCGGCATGGGGATCCGGGAAAGTGTCGGACTTGTGACCGACGACGGGGCCGCTTTCGTGCCGCACCGCATCGTCGAGTCGTGA
- a CDS encoding macro domain-containing protein: MTAEPEGHLATPPLELVLCAVEAPLARAWQTVADHRPGIRVHPGSVLDIEAQAVVSPANSFGWMRAGIDALYSRAFPEVEQNVRSGVLAYHGGELPVGEAIIVPTGEVAPEWMISAPTMREAGEQLPADTVHPYLAARAVFRLWLHARLETGVPVRDAVRTIAMPGLGTGVGEVEPETCARQVAAAWDEVFSELTTSS; encoded by the coding sequence GTGACCGCCGAACCGGAGGGCCACCTGGCCACTCCGCCGCTCGAACTCGTGCTCTGCGCCGTCGAGGCGCCGCTGGCGCGAGCCTGGCAGACCGTCGCCGACCACCGCCCCGGCATCCGCGTGCACCCCGGTTCCGTGCTGGACATCGAGGCCCAGGCCGTGGTCAGCCCGGCCAACTCGTTCGGCTGGATGCGCGCCGGCATCGACGCGCTCTACTCGCGGGCCTTCCCGGAGGTGGAGCAGAACGTGCGCAGCGGCGTGCTGGCCTATCACGGCGGCGAGCTCCCCGTGGGTGAAGCCATCATCGTGCCAACGGGTGAGGTTGCGCCCGAATGGATGATCAGCGCGCCCACGATGCGTGAGGCCGGCGAGCAGCTGCCGGCCGACACCGTGCACCCCTACCTGGCCGCCCGCGCGGTGTTCCGGCTGTGGCTGCACGCCCGCCTCGAGACCGGTGTCCCGGTGCGCGACGCGGTCCGCACGATCGCCATGCCGGGCCTGGGCACCGGCGTCGGCGAAGTCGAGCCGGAGACCTGCGCCCGCCAGGTGGCGGCGGCGTGGGACGAGGTCTTCAGCGAGCTCACCACCAGCAGCTGA
- a CDS encoding TetR/AcrR family transcriptional regulator, translated as MPRPKNPLLSRDAIVRAALRIVDEHGPDALSTNRIAAELGVKGPSLYNHVAGRSEIIDGLRELLLAEFDIGATGLRPWTVALDRLARSYRATLAAHPNVVPLITTQPIRSPLVLGAYEQVFDVLREAGWPEDELFPTVRAVEYLATGSVLDHSVGAPDAERVFELGLTALIAGLEARRG; from the coding sequence GTGCCACGACCGAAGAATCCGCTGCTCAGCCGGGACGCCATCGTGCGCGCGGCGCTGCGGATCGTGGACGAGCACGGCCCGGACGCCTTGTCCACCAACCGGATCGCCGCCGAGCTGGGGGTCAAGGGGCCTTCGCTGTACAACCACGTCGCCGGCCGGAGCGAGATCATCGACGGCCTGCGCGAGTTGCTGCTGGCCGAGTTCGACATCGGCGCGACCGGGCTGCGCCCATGGACCGTCGCGCTGGACCGGCTGGCCCGTTCCTACCGGGCCACGCTGGCCGCCCATCCGAACGTGGTCCCGCTGATCACCACCCAGCCCATCCGCTCGCCGCTGGTGCTCGGCGCCTACGAGCAGGTCTTCGACGTGCTGCGGGAAGCGGGCTGGCCCGAGGACGAGCTGTTCCCGACGGTGCGTGCGGTCGAGTACCTCGCGACCGGCTCGGTGCTGGACCACTCCGTCGGCGCGCCGGACGCGGAGCGGGTGTTCGAGCTCGGCCTGACCGCGCTCATCGCCGGCCTCGAAGCCCGGCGCGGGTGA
- the pheA gene encoding prephenate dehydratase — protein sequence MARIGYFGPQGTFTEQAVRQLADPETDEFVPYPTTPAVVAAVRAGEVDRGCVPVENSVEGAVPATMDALALGDPVVAVAEYVLPVHFTLLAREGTSLDDIRTVASHPHGLAQVRDWLETNLPKATAIATSSTSAAAAEVLAGQFDAAVSAPVAVLHYPLNELVKGLGDVKDAKTRFLLVAKPGALPAPTGTDRTSLVAVTPNEVGALSNVLHELALREINLTRLEARPTKELFGTYRFYLDVEGHIAEQRIGDALAALHRRCIEVRFLGSYPRTDNEPTAVKSPTTDADFDAAAEWLAAIRRGESA from the coding sequence GTGGCACGCATCGGCTATTTCGGACCGCAGGGCACCTTCACCGAGCAGGCCGTGCGCCAGCTGGCCGATCCGGAGACGGACGAGTTCGTCCCGTACCCCACGACCCCCGCGGTGGTGGCCGCCGTGCGCGCCGGCGAGGTCGACCGGGGCTGCGTCCCGGTGGAGAACTCGGTCGAGGGCGCGGTGCCGGCGACCATGGACGCGCTGGCGCTGGGCGACCCGGTGGTGGCCGTGGCCGAGTACGTGCTCCCGGTGCACTTCACGCTGTTGGCCCGGGAAGGCACCAGCCTGGATGACATCAGGACCGTGGCCAGCCACCCGCACGGGCTGGCCCAGGTCCGGGACTGGCTGGAGACCAACCTGCCCAAGGCCACCGCGATCGCCACCAGCTCGACCTCGGCCGCCGCGGCCGAGGTGCTGGCCGGGCAGTTCGACGCGGCGGTCAGCGCGCCGGTCGCGGTGTTGCACTACCCGCTGAACGAGCTGGTCAAGGGCCTCGGCGACGTCAAGGACGCCAAGACGCGGTTCCTGCTGGTGGCCAAGCCCGGCGCCCTGCCGGCGCCCACCGGCACCGACCGCACTTCGCTGGTCGCGGTGACCCCGAACGAGGTCGGCGCGCTGTCCAACGTGCTGCACGAGCTGGCCCTGCGGGAGATCAACCTGACCCGGTTGGAGGCCCGCCCGACCAAGGAGCTGTTCGGCACCTACCGGTTCTATCTGGACGTCGAGGGGCACATCGCCGAACAGCGCATCGGCGACGCGCTGGCCGCGCTGCACCGGCGCTGCATCGAGGTGCGGTTCCTCGGCTCGTACCCGCGGACCGACAACGAGCCGACCGCGGTCAAGAGCCCCACCACCGACGCCGACTTCGACGCCGCGGCCGAGTGGCTGGCCGCCATTCGGCGCGGGGAAAGCGCGTGA
- a CDS encoding metallopeptidase family protein translates to MAFTMTDRRFDELVGDALDLVPPRLAEAMDNVVILVEDRNADEPSLLGLYHGIALTERTSHYGFALPDQIFIYRQAILDVCETEEDVVDEVAVTVVHEIAHHFGIDDDTLHELGWG, encoded by the coding sequence ATGGCGTTCACCATGACCGACCGGCGCTTCGACGAGCTGGTCGGCGATGCGCTCGACCTCGTCCCGCCGCGGCTGGCCGAGGCGATGGACAACGTGGTCATCCTGGTCGAGGACCGCAACGCCGATGAGCCGTCGCTGCTCGGCCTCTATCACGGCATCGCGCTGACCGAGCGGACCAGCCACTACGGCTTCGCCCTTCCGGACCAGATCTTCATCTACCGGCAGGCGATCCTGGACGTCTGCGAGACGGAGGAGGACGTCGTCGACGAAGTTGCCGTGACCGTGGTGCACGAGATCGCGCACCATTTCGGCATCGACGACGACACCCTGCACGAGCTGGGCTGGGGCTGA
- a CDS encoding DUF350 domain-containing protein — translation MTIASLGYGIGAIAAYAVIGLALMLAGFYVIDWTTPGKLSQLVRDGRPNAAVVTASGLFSIAFIIVIAIYNSPAKLSDGLITALVFGLVGIIAQVVVMRVFEFAMRLDIGAMLAAEKFTPASAVVAAANVALGLVVAVAVS, via the coding sequence ATGACGATTGCTTCCCTCGGCTACGGCATCGGGGCCATCGCGGCGTACGCGGTGATCGGCCTGGCGTTGATGCTCGCCGGCTTCTACGTCATCGACTGGACCACCCCGGGCAAGCTGTCGCAGCTGGTCCGGGACGGTCGGCCGAACGCGGCCGTTGTCACCGCGTCGGGCCTGTTCAGCATCGCCTTCATCATCGTGATCGCGATCTACAACTCGCCGGCCAAGCTGTCCGACGGGCTGATCACGGCGCTGGTCTTCGGCCTGGTCGGCATCATCGCCCAGGTGGTGGTGATGCGGGTCTTCGAGTTCGCCATGCGGCTGGACATCGGGGCCATGCTGGCGGCCGAGAAGTTCACCCCGGCCAGCGCGGTCGTCGCCGCGGCCAACGTGGCGCTCGGCCTCGTGGTGGCGGTCGCGGTCAGCTGA
- a CDS encoding amidase, with amino-acid sequence MDYEEYRKFDAVGLAELVAKGEVSAAELLDTAIERADKVNPRLNAIVHPMHDIARQRAAAPLSGPLAGVPFLIKDLGQDFQGLPTGSGSRSLRGHRAAANSIVVQRWLDAGLVIFGKTATPEFGTKAVTESAATGPTRNPWHLDHTPGGSSGGSAAAVAAGIVPVAGASDGGGSIRIPAACCGLFGLKPGRGLVSSGPGQAENFLGAATDGVLSRTVRDTAAMLDVLTASPDLGGPYLPALPDTSFAELARREPGKLRIGFTSRSPIGGPVHADAVVAVEQAAKLLADLGHDVEPAESGVDGEQLSRDFLSAWYANAAATIAEIRRETGARTKDFEVDTRLLAAGGWAQRAPEYVMAHDRWNAHSRALAAFHERYDLLLTPTLARPPVRVGELATPLAVRVLGEILLRLNLAGRLTRTKIWADQIIANLGPVPYTQLANLTGRPAMSVPLYRTAQGLPLGVQFVGGLGSEPTLLALAGQLEAAQPWADQEPPL; translated from the coding sequence GTGGACTACGAGGAGTACCGGAAGTTCGACGCGGTCGGTCTGGCCGAGCTGGTGGCGAAGGGCGAGGTCAGCGCGGCCGAGCTGCTCGACACCGCGATCGAACGGGCCGACAAGGTCAACCCGAGGCTGAACGCGATCGTGCACCCGATGCACGACATCGCCCGGCAGCGTGCGGCCGCGCCGCTGTCCGGTCCACTGGCCGGCGTGCCGTTCCTGATCAAGGACCTTGGGCAGGACTTCCAGGGCCTGCCGACCGGCTCCGGCTCGCGGTCCCTGCGTGGGCATCGCGCCGCCGCCAACAGCATCGTCGTCCAGCGCTGGCTCGACGCCGGCCTGGTGATCTTCGGCAAGACGGCGACGCCGGAGTTCGGCACCAAGGCCGTGACCGAGTCGGCGGCCACCGGGCCGACCCGCAACCCGTGGCACCTCGACCACACGCCCGGCGGTTCCTCCGGGGGCTCCGCCGCCGCGGTCGCCGCCGGCATCGTGCCCGTCGCCGGGGCCAGTGACGGCGGCGGCTCCATCCGGATTCCCGCCGCCTGCTGCGGACTCTTCGGGCTCAAGCCCGGACGCGGCCTGGTGTCGAGCGGTCCGGGCCAGGCGGAGAACTTCCTCGGCGCCGCAACCGACGGCGTCCTGTCGCGCACGGTCCGGGACACCGCCGCGATGCTGGACGTCCTGACCGCTAGCCCCGATCTCGGCGGCCCGTATCTGCCGGCGCTGCCGGACACGTCGTTCGCCGAACTGGCCCGTCGTGAGCCAGGCAAGCTCCGGATCGGCTTCACCAGCCGCTCGCCGATCGGCGGTCCGGTCCATGCGGACGCCGTAGTGGCGGTCGAGCAGGCCGCGAAGCTGCTCGCTGACCTCGGTCACGACGTCGAACCGGCGGAGTCGGGTGTGGACGGCGAGCAGCTCTCGCGCGACTTCCTGTCCGCCTGGTACGCGAATGCCGCGGCGACCATTGCCGAGATCCGGCGCGAAACCGGTGCCCGGACCAAGGACTTCGAGGTCGACACCCGGCTGCTCGCGGCCGGCGGATGGGCGCAGCGGGCGCCGGAGTACGTGATGGCGCATGACCGGTGGAACGCCCATTCCCGGGCGCTGGCAGCGTTCCACGAGCGCTACGACCTGCTGCTCACTCCGACGCTGGCCCGTCCGCCGGTGCGCGTCGGCGAACTCGCCACGCCGCTGGCCGTGCGGGTGCTCGGCGAGATCCTGCTGCGGCTGAACCTGGCCGGGCGGCTGACCAGGACGAAGATCTGGGCCGACCAGATCATCGCCAACCTGGGCCCGGTGCCGTACACCCAGCTGGCCAACCTCACCGGTCGGCCGGCCATGTCGGTACCGCTCTACCGCACCGCGCAAGGCCTCCCGCTCGGCGTTCAATTCGTCGGCGGCCTCGGCAGCGAGCCGACGCTGCTGGCACTGGCCGGGCAGCTGGAAGCCGCCCAGCCGTGGGCCGATCAGGAGCCGCCGCTGTGA
- a CDS encoding response regulator, giving the protein MTVSVLLVDDHEIVRRGLRDLLDSEADIEVVAEAGGVGEAIVLAQARRPDVAVVDMRLPDGDGVTLCRDLRALPGGPRCLVLTAFDDEEALVNAILAGASGYLLKQVRGQDLVQAVREVAAGRSLLDPVTTAHVLERMRRPEPTDDLAGLTEQERKVLTLIGDGLTNRQIAERLFLAEKTVKNYVTAVLAKLGMERRTQAAAWVAKRSRP; this is encoded by the coding sequence GTGACGGTCAGCGTGTTGCTCGTCGACGACCACGAGATCGTCCGGCGGGGCCTGCGGGACCTGCTCGACAGCGAGGCCGACATCGAGGTGGTGGCCGAAGCCGGCGGTGTCGGCGAGGCCATCGTGCTGGCCCAGGCCCGTCGTCCGGACGTCGCGGTCGTCGACATGCGCCTGCCCGACGGCGACGGCGTGACCCTGTGCCGGGATCTGCGCGCGCTGCCGGGCGGCCCGCGCTGCCTGGTGCTGACCGCCTTCGACGACGAGGAGGCGCTCGTCAACGCCATCCTGGCCGGGGCGTCGGGCTATCTGCTCAAGCAGGTCCGCGGCCAGGATCTCGTGCAGGCCGTCCGTGAGGTCGCGGCCGGCCGTTCGCTGCTCGATCCCGTGACGACCGCGCATGTGTTGGAACGCATGCGCCGCCCCGAGCCGACCGACGACCTGGCCGGGCTGACCGAGCAGGAGCGCAAGGTCCTCACGCTGATCGGCGACGGCCTGACCAACCGCCAGATCGCCGAACGGCTATTCCTGGCCGAGAAGACCGTCAAGAACTACGTCACGGCCGTGCTGGCCAAGCTGGGCATGGAGCGCCGCACCCAGGCTGCCGCCTGGGTGGCGAAGCGGTCCCGGCCCTAG
- a CDS encoding GAF domain-containing sensor histidine kinase: protein MDPALASRTLQVATEITNAALSGEDPDAVLPLVVRGAADLAGAHLCLVGVRGEDDKLTVEAAYGGVDPVGTVLSSRSVAARVARGGEPVMVDDFTSDPSTAPFVPPILRLYGPFAVVPFGTAERRLGALAVYRRRGHEPFGPATVDVLNSFAAQAGLALVLAEGATARERVAVYQERERIARDLHDVIIQRLYGAGVQLDLMSRQLGNKLSPTEGKRLADAVDQLDQTIAEVRATVRSLRNTDPRYPSPALLETARAEVATAGELLGFAPTFEIHGDFADVPPVVADHTRAALREALSNVVRHSGASAVEVSLCRDDKGLKLKVVDNGCGIPPGVARRGLLHLEERAEAAGGTCVVESSARTGTSVRWEVPL from the coding sequence ATGGATCCCGCACTCGCCAGCCGCACCCTCCAGGTCGCCACCGAGATCACCAACGCCGCACTGTCCGGGGAAGACCCCGATGCCGTGCTGCCACTGGTGGTTCGGGGTGCGGCCGACCTTGCCGGTGCCCATTTGTGCCTGGTCGGTGTGCGCGGGGAGGACGACAAGCTGACGGTGGAAGCCGCTTACGGCGGCGTGGACCCGGTCGGCACGGTGCTGTCGTCCCGGTCGGTGGCCGCGCGGGTGGCCCGCGGCGGCGAGCCGGTGATGGTCGACGACTTCACCTCCGACCCGAGCACGGCCCCGTTCGTGCCGCCGATCCTGCGTCTGTACGGGCCGTTCGCGGTGGTGCCGTTCGGCACGGCCGAGCGGCGTCTCGGGGCGCTGGCGGTGTACCGGCGGCGCGGGCACGAGCCCTTCGGGCCGGCCACTGTCGACGTGCTGAACTCCTTCGCGGCCCAGGCCGGGCTTGCCCTGGTGCTGGCCGAGGGGGCGACGGCCCGCGAACGCGTCGCCGTCTACCAGGAGCGCGAGCGCATCGCCCGCGACCTGCACGACGTGATCATCCAACGGCTGTACGGCGCCGGCGTGCAGCTGGACCTGATGAGCCGGCAGCTGGGCAACAAGCTCTCGCCGACCGAGGGCAAACGCCTGGCCGACGCCGTGGACCAGCTCGACCAGACCATCGCTGAGGTCAGGGCCACGGTCCGCTCACTGCGCAACACCGACCCGCGCTACCCGTCGCCGGCGCTGTTGGAGACGGCCCGGGCCGAGGTCGCGACGGCCGGCGAGCTGCTCGGCTTCGCGCCGACCTTCGAGATCCACGGCGACTTCGCCGACGTGCCCCCGGTCGTCGCCGACCACACCCGTGCGGCGCTCCGGGAGGCCTTGTCCAACGTGGTCCGTCACTCCGGGGCCAGCGCCGTCGAGGTCTCGTTGTGCCGTGACGACAAGGGCCTGAAGCTCAAGGTCGTGGACAACGGCTGCGGCATCCCGCCCGGCGTCGCCCGTCGCGGCTTGCTGCACCTCGAAGAACGGGCCGAAGCGGCCGGCGGCACCTGCGTCGTGGAATCCAGTGCCCGCACCGGAACCTCGGTGCGCTGGGAGGTTCCCCTCTAG
- a CDS encoding histidine phosphatase family protein, with the protein MRLVLVRHGQTPSNVIGSLDSRPPGPPLTDLGREQAAAVAESLAGQPVVAVYASVAVRAQETAAPIAAAHQLDVQVVDGIHEAFVGDLECRNDPESIRAFFDVFHRWTRSLDLDVPMPGGESAQQVLDRFLPMVADIRARHEDGVVVLVSHGAAIRITSFALSPNVDAELADQHLLHNGARVVLEADSASPTGWRCLEWADVPVG; encoded by the coding sequence TTGCGGTTGGTGCTCGTACGCCACGGCCAGACCCCGTCCAACGTCATCGGCTCGCTCGACTCCCGGCCGCCCGGCCCGCCGCTGACCGACCTCGGCCGTGAGCAGGCCGCCGCGGTGGCCGAGTCGCTCGCCGGCCAGCCGGTGGTCGCCGTGTACGCCAGCGTCGCCGTACGGGCCCAGGAGACCGCCGCGCCCATCGCCGCCGCCCACCAGCTCGACGTGCAGGTGGTCGACGGCATTCACGAGGCGTTCGTCGGCGACCTGGAGTGCCGCAACGACCCGGAGTCCATCCGGGCCTTCTTCGACGTCTTCCACCGCTGGACCCGGTCGCTGGACCTGGACGTCCCGATGCCCGGCGGCGAATCGGCCCAGCAGGTCCTCGACCGTTTCCTGCCGATGGTCGCCGACATCCGGGCCCGGCATGAGGACGGCGTCGTCGTGCTGGTCAGCCACGGCGCCGCCATCCGCATCACCTCGTTCGCGCTGTCCCCGAACGTCGACGCCGAACTGGCCGACCAACATCTGCTGCACAACGGCGCCCGAGTGGTCCTGGAGGCCGATTCCGCCTCGCCGACGGGTTGGCGCTGCCTGGAATGGGCCGACGTCCCGGTCGGCTGA
- the serS gene encoding serine--tRNA ligase, which translates to MIDLRTLRENPEAVRASQRARGEDPSLVDALLSADERRRSAVSRADSLRGEQKALGKQVGKAQGDERAALLAKGKELAAEVKAAEAEQSEADAALADAQKRIQNIVEPGVPEGGEDDYVVLKHVGTPREFDFTPRDHVELMESLGALDMERGAKVAGSRFYFLTGIGAQLQIGLLSMAVQQAVAAGFTPMITPSLVRPEIMEGTGFLGAHASEVYRLRDDDLFLVGTSEVPLAGYHSDEILDLSNGPKRYAGWSSCYRREAGSYGKDTRGIIRVHQFDKVEMFSYCPPELAAEEHQRLLAWEEEMLAKVELPYRVIDTASGDLGASAARKYDCEAWVPTQQTYREVTSTSNCTTFQARRLNIRYRDADGKPQTVATLNGTLATTRWIVAIMENHQQADGSVRVPEALRPYVGGVEVLKP; encoded by the coding sequence GTGATTGACCTCAGGACACTGCGAGAGAACCCGGAAGCGGTCCGTGCGTCCCAGCGCGCACGGGGCGAGGACCCGTCGCTGGTGGACGCGTTGCTGTCCGCCGACGAGCGGCGCCGCTCCGCGGTGTCCCGGGCCGACTCGCTGCGGGGTGAGCAGAAGGCGCTCGGCAAGCAGGTCGGCAAGGCCCAGGGTGACGAGCGCGCGGCGCTGCTGGCCAAGGGCAAGGAGCTGGCGGCCGAGGTCAAGGCGGCCGAGGCCGAGCAGTCCGAGGCCGACGCCGCGCTGGCCGACGCGCAGAAGCGGATCCAGAACATCGTCGAGCCGGGCGTGCCCGAGGGCGGCGAGGACGACTACGTCGTGCTCAAGCACGTCGGCACGCCGCGGGAGTTCGACTTCACCCCGCGCGACCACGTCGAGCTGATGGAGTCGCTGGGCGCGCTGGACATGGAGCGCGGGGCCAAGGTCGCGGGCTCGCGCTTCTACTTCCTCACCGGCATCGGCGCGCAACTCCAGATCGGCCTGCTCAGCATGGCTGTGCAGCAGGCCGTCGCGGCCGGCTTCACGCCGATGATCACGCCGTCGCTGGTCCGCCCGGAGATCATGGAGGGCACCGGCTTCCTCGGCGCGCACGCCAGCGAGGTCTACCGGCTGCGCGACGACGACCTGTTCCTGGTCGGCACCTCCGAGGTGCCGCTGGCCGGCTACCACAGCGACGAGATCCTCGACCTGTCCAACGGCCCGAAGCGCTACGCCGGCTGGTCGTCGTGCTACCGGCGGGAGGCCGGCTCGTACGGCAAGGACACCCGCGGCATCATCCGGGTGCACCAGTTCGACAAGGTCGAGATGTTCTCCTACTGCCCGCCGGAGCTGGCCGCCGAGGAGCACCAGCGGCTGCTGGCCTGGGAAGAGGAGATGCTGGCCAAGGTCGAGCTGCCCTACCGGGTGATCGACACCGCCAGCGGCGACCTGGGCGCGTCGGCCGCCCGCAAGTACGACTGCGAGGCCTGGGTCCCGACCCAGCAGACCTACCGCGAGGTGACCTCCACCTCGAACTGCACCACCTTCCAGGCGCGGCGGCTGAACATCCGCTACCGGGACGCGGACGGCAAGCCGCAGACGGTGGCCACGCTCAACGGCACGCTGGCGACGACCCGGTGGATCGTCGCGATCATGGAGAACCACCAGCAGGCCGACGGCTCGGTGCGGGTGCCCGAGGCGTTGCGTCCGTACGTCGGCGGCGTCGAGGTGCTCAAGCCGTAG